One Bufo gargarizans isolate SCDJY-AF-19 chromosome 4, ASM1485885v1, whole genome shotgun sequence DNA window includes the following coding sequences:
- the LOC122935430 gene encoding E3 SUMO-protein ligase ZBED1-like → MEKERENISEAAEGRSEETGQRKRHRVSKVWDHFKLRKKEKSVQCVYCKSELAYHNSTTSMLQHLTRKHPVYACTSSSPSGPDPSTSQSQRRMDSYVWTAASRSTEAAELTDSILNMIVTDMRPLSMVEDEGFQRMISTFNPRYTLPSRTYFMKIMEKKYEDIKGKLTNTLKETDSIALTADIWTSVATEAYLGVTCHFLGKDWEMESYSLTTMPLEERHTAANIAEWLEDVIVIFGIPAKKVKAVVHDNGANVVAAMKILQEKHGWASVRCAGHTLNLVVQSALKNHQAISKCVACVRCLVEHFKKSELACTKLKEKQQQMGTPQHMLVHDVSTRWNSTYHMIARLLEQRWPVTAALSDPEVTPRGKHHYLDLKPEQWSLIEELSQALEPFEGATVFLSGQNYVTLSALPQLVQNLKKSIQTLTFETAPLISYQAHAVQQITTRWQELSTFQPDSSSNTALIAAALDPRFKKLKFLSADESFKVQSTVQTMAIVAKNEMTRSSEHGEAEASSRRGQDNPAAAKPKDHSAVSFLQNILGSSESSSSDEEDKEQQLSQSVQKEVLMYFGEHPVSKKENPLSWWKTNEARYPVLAKLAKSFLCIPATSTPSERLFSAAGNIASKRRASLSSEHVDMLTFLHSNRRMIL, encoded by the exons atggagaaagagagagaaaatatAAGTGAGGCCGCCGAGGGGCGATCAGAAGAGACAGGACAGAGAAAACGACACAGAGTGTCCAAAGTTTGGGATCATTTCaagctgagaaagaaagaaaaatccgTACAGTGTGTCTATTGTAAAAGCGAACTAGCCTACCATAATAGCACGACATCAATGCTTCAACATTTGACCAGAAAACACCCAGTTTACGCATGTACTAGTAGTTCACCAAGCGGACCGGACCCAAG TACATCACAATCACAGCGACGTATGGACAGCTATGTGTGGACAGCTGCATCACGTTCAACTGAAGCAGCTGAGCTTACAGACAGCATTCTGAACATGATTGTCACAGACATGCGCCCGCTATCTATGGTGGAGGATGAAGGTTTTCAGAGGATGATTTCCACTTTCAATCCAAGATACACTCTTCCTTCCAGAACCTACTTCATGAAAATTATGGAGAAAAAGTATGAAGACATCAAAGGCAAGTTGACGAACACTCTTAAGGAGACTGACAGCATTGCACTTACAGCTGACATTTGGACGAGCGTCGCTACAGAAGCTTATCTGGGGGTGACGTGTCATTTTCTTGGGAAGGATTGGGAAATGGAGTCCTACAGCCTAACTACGATGCCACTTGAAGAAAGGCACACAGCGGCAAATATTGCAGAGTGGCTTGAGGATGTTATTGTCATATTTGGCATTCCAGCAAAGAAAGTCAAAGCTGTTGTCCATGACAATGGTGCTAATGTTGTAGCAGCAATGAAGATTTTACAAGAAAAACATGGATGGGCATCGGTGCGATGTGCAGGTCAcaccctgaacttagttgtgcaaagCGCTCTGAAGAACCACCAAGCCATTTCTAAGTGTGTGGCTTGTGTAAGATGCCTTGTTGAGCACTTTAAGAAGAGTGAGTTGGCATGTACAAAACTAAAGGAGAAGCAACAGCAGATGGGCACGCCACAACATATGCTGGTGCATGATGTAAGTACACGCTGGAATAGCACTTATCACATGATAGCAAGATTGCTGGAACAAAGATGGCCGGTGACTGCTGCTCTCTCAGACCCAGAAGTGACTCCAAGAGGAAAACACCACTACCTTGATCTGAAGCCTGAACAGTGGAGCCTGATTGAGGAGCTTAGCCAGGCACTTGAGCCATTTGAAGGAGCTACGGTATTTCTGAGTGGGCAGAACTATGTTACCCTCTCTGCACTTCCACAGCTAGTGCAGAACTTAAAGAAGTCCATACAGACTTTAACTTTTGAGACTGCACCATTAATTTCATACCAGGCTCATGCAGTACAACAGATCACAACAAGATGGCAAGAACTGTCTACGTTTCAACCTGACTCGTCTTCAAACACTGCCCTAATTGCTGCTGCTCTGGATCCCAGATTCAAGAAACTGAAATTCTTGTCTGCAGATGAGTCATTCAAGGTCCAAAGCACAGTACAGACCATGGCAATTGTTGCCAAAAACGAAATGACACGGTCCAGTGAACATGGTGAAGCAGAAGCTTCTTCTAGAAGAGGACAAGATaaccctgctgcagcaaagccaaAGGATCATTCGGCGGTATCTTTCCTTCAGAACATACTGGGATCATCAGAGTCCAGCTCCAGTGATGAAGAGGATAAAGAGCAGCAGTTAAGCCAATCTGTGCAGAAGGAGGTCTTGATGTACTTTGGAGAACATCCCGTATCCAAGAAAGAGAATCCGTTGTCATGGTGGAAAACAAATGAAGCACGCTATCCAGTACTAGCAAAGCTAGCAAAGTCCTTTCTATGTATTCCAGCAACATCCACGCCATCAGAACGACTGTTTTCTGCAGCAGGAAACATAGCATCAAAGCGGAGGGCCAGCCTCAGTTCTGAGCATGTGGATATGCTCACTTTTCTCCATAGTAACCGCCGAATGATCCTTTAG